TTTCTTTTCGCTTTCGCAGACCGGGCACCCCTCGGCCATCACTTTCAGGGCCTCGTAGCGTTCGGTATAGTCCTTCTCGATTTTGGTTCTCAGCATTTTGGAATCTTCCGGGAACATGCGCTCCAAGAGGTTGTAGCGGTTCTCGCCGGAGAGGAATTCCTGCAGGGTACCGTCCGGGGCCTTGGATTCGAGAACAAATGGGTTCTTGCCCTGGTCCTTGAGCCTTGGGTCGAAGCGGTACAGGGGCCAGTAGCCCGAGTCAACAGCCAGCTTTTCCTCGAACTGGGTCTTGCCCATGCCCTTCTTGATGCCCTGGCCGATGCACGGGGCGTAGCAGATGATGATGGATGGGCCGGGATAGCTCTCGGCCTCCATCAGGGCCTTGAGAAACTGCTGTTTGTTGGCGCCCATGGAGACCGAGGCCACATAGATGTAGCCATAGGTCATGAGCATTCGACCGAGGTCCTTCTTGCC
This region of Deltaproteobacteria bacterium genomic DNA includes:
- a CDS encoding pyruvate:ferredoxin (flavodoxin) oxidoreductase, encoding AYDIGFGGLDHVLASGEDINILVLDTEVYSNTGGQSSKSTPLGSIAKFAAAGKRTGKKDLGRMLMTYGYIYVASVSMGANKQQFLKALMEAESYPGPSIIICYAPCIGQGIKKGMGKTQFEEKLAVDSGYWPLYRFDPRLKDQGKNPFVLESKAPDGTLQEFLSGENRYNLLERMFPEDSKMLRTKIEKDYTERYEALKVMAEGCPVCESEKKKD